One window from the genome of Aestuariirhabdus haliotis encodes:
- a CDS encoding OmpA family protein — MIKQIAAISLTGLLLAGCQTTNPYTGEQEVNKTTKYGGVGALAGAVVGGLANGKKGALAGAALGGAAGAGYGYYTDQQEAALRQRLQGTGVQVQRTGNDLKLIMPGNITFATNSYNIQSSFYSVLGSVALVLKEFDENPVEVVGHTDSTGSRQHNMGLSEKRAQSVASYLVNQGVAGPRITYFGAGPDQPIASNGTKQGRALNRRVELNLRPPAQ; from the coding sequence ATGATCAAACAGATTGCCGCTATTTCCCTGACTGGTTTGCTGTTGGCTGGTTGCCAGACGACCAACCCCTATACGGGTGAGCAGGAGGTGAATAAAACCACCAAGTACGGAGGCGTGGGTGCCTTGGCGGGGGCCGTGGTTGGCGGCCTGGCCAATGGTAAAAAAGGCGCTTTGGCCGGAGCTGCTCTGGGTGGTGCTGCCGGTGCTGGGTATGGTTATTACACCGACCAGCAGGAGGCCGCATTGCGTCAGCGCCTGCAAGGCACTGGAGTGCAAGTGCAGCGTACCGGCAATGACCTCAAGTTGATTATGCCCGGAAATATCACCTTCGCGACCAACTCTTACAATATCCAATCCAGTTTCTATAGCGTGCTGGGCTCCGTCGCACTGGTGCTGAAAGAGTTTGACGAAAATCCGGTAGAGGTTGTGGGTCATACTGACAGTACCGGTAGCCGCCAGCACAACATGGGGTTGTCCGAAAAACGTGCCCAGAGCGTGGCCAGTTACCTGGTCAATCAGGGTGTTGCGGGCCCCCGCATTACCTACTTCGGCGCCGGTCCCGATCAGCCCATTGCCAGTAATGGTACCAAACAGGGCCGTGCCCTTAACCGTCGGGTAGAGCTTAATTTGCGTCCACCAGCGCAGTAA